The following coding sequences lie in one Apium graveolens cultivar Ventura chromosome 3, ASM990537v1, whole genome shotgun sequence genomic window:
- the LOC141712346 gene encoding tRNA (guanine(37)-N(1))-methyltransferase 2-like isoform X1: MLDESKVDVELKLFAIRIPREMCKAVGRLLHGYLIDRPRISPITKDPANEKCRYIILSEKVQTPDLSDIPSEKIDELKKLFEVEVVPYSMTLGYSYWGADHVLKQILPPGLTAQSSFETIGHIAHLNICQELLPYKDIIAKVIYDKNYPTIQTVVNKVGSITNEFRVPKFEVLAGKTDMTTEVKQCGATFKLDYGLVYWNSRLDHEHGRLISIFQEEETICDMFAGIGPFAIPAAKKGCLVYANDLNPDSVNYLKINAKINKVEDCVHTYNMDARKFIAQLMSVPTCERQYVAPFPGSLNELGEVPNKEDSGQTNGKVEEVSCSKSITLDADKGIGMNEDASVTTLKRRSDVSEEEVGVCAASKASKGKNKRIKASVSVNTKPWEHVDHVIMNLPASALQFIDSFRGLIRRKYWKGSLPWIHCYCFMRSSETRESVISEAESALKASIKDPVFHRVRDVAPYKAMYCLSFKLPEEACIGEDDLEIPTPC; encoded by the exons ATGTTGGATGAGAGCAAGGTTGATGTGGAGTTGAAATTGTTTGCAATTCGTATCCCTCGGGAGATGTGCAAGGCTGTCGGCAGATTGCTACATGG GTACTTGATTGACAGACCTCGAATCAGTCCTATCACCAAAGATCCAGCAAATGAGAAATGTCGTTATATTATACTATCAGAGAAGGTTCAGACTCCTG ATTTATCTGATATTCCAAGTGAAAAAATTGACGAGCTGAAGAAGCTTTTTGAAGTGGAAGTAGTTCCTTATTCAATGACCCTTGGATATTCCTACTGGGGTGCAG ATCACGTGTTGAAGCAGATTCTTCCTCCTGGGCTTACAGCACAGTCATCATTTGAAACCATAG GTCACATTGCCCATTTGAACATATGCCAGGAACTACTTCCTTACAAGGATATTATTGCGAAGGTTATATATGAT AAAAATTATCCCACTATCCAGACGGTTGTTAATAAAGTTGGAAGTATTACTAATGAGTTCCGTGTACCAAAGTTTGAAGTACTAGCTGGAAAAACTGACATGACTACAGAAGTGAAGCAGTGTGGAGCAACGTTCAAGCTTGATTATGGCTTGGTCTATTGGAATTCAAGGTTGGACCATGAACATGGAAGGTTGATATCGATATTTCAAGAAGAGGAAACCATATGTGACATGTTTGCTGGTATTGGTCCATTCGCTATTCCAGCTGCAAAGAAAGGATGCCTAGTGTATGCAAATGATTTAAATCCAGACAGTGTTAATTATCTGAAGATCAATGCCAAAATCAACAAGGTTGAGGATTGCGTTCATACATACAACATGGATGCTAGAAAATTCATTGCACAACTGATGTCAGTTCCGACTTGCGAGAGACAGTATGTTGCTCCTTTTCCTGGGTCACTCAACGAACTGGGCGAAGTACCAAATAAAGAAGACAGCGGGCAGACAAATG GCAAGGTGGAAGAAGTTTCATGCAGCAAGTCAATTACTTTGGACGCTGACAAAGGTATAGGTATGAATGAAGATGCAAGTGTGACTACTCTTAAACGACGTTCAGATGTTTCTGAAGAAG AGGTTGGTGTTTGTGCAGCTTCAAAGGCAAGCAAGGGAAAAAACAAACGCATAAAAGCTTCTGTGTCAGTCAATACTAAACCTTGGGAACATGTTGATCATGTGATAATGAATCTTCCAGCTTCTGCCCTTCAATTTATTG ATTCATTTAGAGGCCTTATTCGGAGAAAATACTGGAAGGGCTCACTACCTTGGATTCATTGTTATTGCTTCATGAGGTCATCTGAGACGAGAGAATCAGTAATATCA GAAGCCGAGTCCGCTTTAAAGGCTAGTATCAAAGATCCAGTATTTCATAGGGTTAGAGATGTTGCTCCATACAAG GCTATGTATTGTTTAAGTTTCAAGCTGCCGGAAGAAGCCTGTATCGGGGAAGATGACTTGGAGATTCCTACACCGTGCTAA
- the LOC141712346 gene encoding tRNA (guanine(37)-N(1))-methyltransferase 2-like isoform X3 has protein sequence MDLSDIPSEKIDELKKLFEVEVVPYSMTLGYSYWGADHVLKQILPPGLTAQSSFETIGHIAHLNICQELLPYKDIIAKVIYDKNYPTIQTVVNKVGSITNEFRVPKFEVLAGKTDMTTEVKQCGATFKLDYGLVYWNSRLDHEHGRLISIFQEEETICDMFAGIGPFAIPAAKKGCLVYANDLNPDSVNYLKINAKINKVEDCVHTYNMDARKFIAQLMSVPTCERQYVAPFPGSLNELGEVPNKEDSGQTNGKVEEVSCSKSITLDADKGIGMNEDASVTTLKRRSDVSEEEVGVCAASKASKGKNKRIKASVSVNTKPWEHVDHVIMNLPASALQFIDSFRGLIRRKYWKGSLPWIHCYCFMRSSETRESVISEAESALKASIKDPVFHRVRDVAPYKAMYCLSFKLPEEACIGEDDLEIPTPC, from the exons ATGG ATTTATCTGATATTCCAAGTGAAAAAATTGACGAGCTGAAGAAGCTTTTTGAAGTGGAAGTAGTTCCTTATTCAATGACCCTTGGATATTCCTACTGGGGTGCAG ATCACGTGTTGAAGCAGATTCTTCCTCCTGGGCTTACAGCACAGTCATCATTTGAAACCATAG GTCACATTGCCCATTTGAACATATGCCAGGAACTACTTCCTTACAAGGATATTATTGCGAAGGTTATATATGAT AAAAATTATCCCACTATCCAGACGGTTGTTAATAAAGTTGGAAGTATTACTAATGAGTTCCGTGTACCAAAGTTTGAAGTACTAGCTGGAAAAACTGACATGACTACAGAAGTGAAGCAGTGTGGAGCAACGTTCAAGCTTGATTATGGCTTGGTCTATTGGAATTCAAGGTTGGACCATGAACATGGAAGGTTGATATCGATATTTCAAGAAGAGGAAACCATATGTGACATGTTTGCTGGTATTGGTCCATTCGCTATTCCAGCTGCAAAGAAAGGATGCCTAGTGTATGCAAATGATTTAAATCCAGACAGTGTTAATTATCTGAAGATCAATGCCAAAATCAACAAGGTTGAGGATTGCGTTCATACATACAACATGGATGCTAGAAAATTCATTGCACAACTGATGTCAGTTCCGACTTGCGAGAGACAGTATGTTGCTCCTTTTCCTGGGTCACTCAACGAACTGGGCGAAGTACCAAATAAAGAAGACAGCGGGCAGACAAATG GCAAGGTGGAAGAAGTTTCATGCAGCAAGTCAATTACTTTGGACGCTGACAAAGGTATAGGTATGAATGAAGATGCAAGTGTGACTACTCTTAAACGACGTTCAGATGTTTCTGAAGAAG AGGTTGGTGTTTGTGCAGCTTCAAAGGCAAGCAAGGGAAAAAACAAACGCATAAAAGCTTCTGTGTCAGTCAATACTAAACCTTGGGAACATGTTGATCATGTGATAATGAATCTTCCAGCTTCTGCCCTTCAATTTATTG ATTCATTTAGAGGCCTTATTCGGAGAAAATACTGGAAGGGCTCACTACCTTGGATTCATTGTTATTGCTTCATGAGGTCATCTGAGACGAGAGAATCAGTAATATCA GAAGCCGAGTCCGCTTTAAAGGCTAGTATCAAAGATCCAGTATTTCATAGGGTTAGAGATGTTGCTCCATACAAG GCTATGTATTGTTTAAGTTTCAAGCTGCCGGAAGAAGCCTGTATCGGGGAAGATGACTTGGAGATTCCTACACCGTGCTAA
- the LOC141712346 gene encoding tRNA (guanine(37)-N(1))-methyltransferase 2-like isoform X2, with product MSLYYTIREDLSDIPSEKIDELKKLFEVEVVPYSMTLGYSYWGADHVLKQILPPGLTAQSSFETIGHIAHLNICQELLPYKDIIAKVIYDKNYPTIQTVVNKVGSITNEFRVPKFEVLAGKTDMTTEVKQCGATFKLDYGLVYWNSRLDHEHGRLISIFQEEETICDMFAGIGPFAIPAAKKGCLVYANDLNPDSVNYLKINAKINKVEDCVHTYNMDARKFIAQLMSVPTCERQYVAPFPGSLNELGEVPNKEDSGQTNGKVEEVSCSKSITLDADKGIGMNEDASVTTLKRRSDVSEEEVGVCAASKASKGKNKRIKASVSVNTKPWEHVDHVIMNLPASALQFIDSFRGLIRRKYWKGSLPWIHCYCFMRSSETRESVISEAESALKASIKDPVFHRVRDVAPYKAMYCLSFKLPEEACIGEDDLEIPTPC from the exons ATGTCGTTATATTATACTATCAGAGAAG ATTTATCTGATATTCCAAGTGAAAAAATTGACGAGCTGAAGAAGCTTTTTGAAGTGGAAGTAGTTCCTTATTCAATGACCCTTGGATATTCCTACTGGGGTGCAG ATCACGTGTTGAAGCAGATTCTTCCTCCTGGGCTTACAGCACAGTCATCATTTGAAACCATAG GTCACATTGCCCATTTGAACATATGCCAGGAACTACTTCCTTACAAGGATATTATTGCGAAGGTTATATATGAT AAAAATTATCCCACTATCCAGACGGTTGTTAATAAAGTTGGAAGTATTACTAATGAGTTCCGTGTACCAAAGTTTGAAGTACTAGCTGGAAAAACTGACATGACTACAGAAGTGAAGCAGTGTGGAGCAACGTTCAAGCTTGATTATGGCTTGGTCTATTGGAATTCAAGGTTGGACCATGAACATGGAAGGTTGATATCGATATTTCAAGAAGAGGAAACCATATGTGACATGTTTGCTGGTATTGGTCCATTCGCTATTCCAGCTGCAAAGAAAGGATGCCTAGTGTATGCAAATGATTTAAATCCAGACAGTGTTAATTATCTGAAGATCAATGCCAAAATCAACAAGGTTGAGGATTGCGTTCATACATACAACATGGATGCTAGAAAATTCATTGCACAACTGATGTCAGTTCCGACTTGCGAGAGACAGTATGTTGCTCCTTTTCCTGGGTCACTCAACGAACTGGGCGAAGTACCAAATAAAGAAGACAGCGGGCAGACAAATG GCAAGGTGGAAGAAGTTTCATGCAGCAAGTCAATTACTTTGGACGCTGACAAAGGTATAGGTATGAATGAAGATGCAAGTGTGACTACTCTTAAACGACGTTCAGATGTTTCTGAAGAAG AGGTTGGTGTTTGTGCAGCTTCAAAGGCAAGCAAGGGAAAAAACAAACGCATAAAAGCTTCTGTGTCAGTCAATACTAAACCTTGGGAACATGTTGATCATGTGATAATGAATCTTCCAGCTTCTGCCCTTCAATTTATTG ATTCATTTAGAGGCCTTATTCGGAGAAAATACTGGAAGGGCTCACTACCTTGGATTCATTGTTATTGCTTCATGAGGTCATCTGAGACGAGAGAATCAGTAATATCA GAAGCCGAGTCCGCTTTAAAGGCTAGTATCAAAGATCCAGTATTTCATAGGGTTAGAGATGTTGCTCCATACAAG GCTATGTATTGTTTAAGTTTCAAGCTGCCGGAAGAAGCCTGTATCGGGGAAGATGACTTGGAGATTCCTACACCGTGCTAA